In Marivirga salinae, a single window of DNA contains:
- a CDS encoding M1 family metallopeptidase: MKKLLIMILICAPFLSVAQDVEYNERFEQLGSMLPTPNVYRTASGAPGEDYWQQKADYSIKVKLDESSNKITGSETITYYNQSPHPLNYLWLQLDQNMRAEGSDSELISTATFFNDTIPAKYLEQYVANGGNSYDFPGGFNIESVKNADGEAMNYLVQKTMMKIRLPETLKPGENISFSIDWNYFINDRMKGGGRSGFEYFEEDGNSLYTIAQFFPRMAVYNDVEGWQNKQFIGAGEFALTFGDYDVEITVPDDFIVGATGMVQNAKEVLTKDQFKRYEKALKSTEQTFIVTEEEAIENEKEKSTSYETWKFKAENVRDFGFAASRKFIWDGQMVELESTKPFAQSFYPKEGNPLWEKESTKAVKNTLVLYSERTFDYPYPQATSVHAASIGMEYPMICFNFGRPDKNGEYSVRTQLGMTYVIVHEIGHNYFPMIVNSDERQWAWMDEGLNSFLESNVMFEYYPDLPYSDNIPQAITGYMKSSKDQQRPIMTNPEQVLRLGPNAYSKPAAALNLLRNTIMGPELFDESFKAYAQRWKFKHPTPADFFRTMEDASAVDLDWFWRGWFYTTDHVDISVDEVKYFRIAQDEADMEKNAKAPKGDLGEEEEEELNTDFSDGPSYISVSETPEFWFGEYRSKVDDEAIKARYADKHFYEITLSNEGGLVSPLLFTIEYKDGETEEKYIPAEIWRKNEGKTRKMLILDKEVSKIVFDPEGELADTDKSNNVFPKEESKTKLDEFKEKGE, from the coding sequence ATGAAGAAACTATTAATCATGATTCTAATCTGTGCTCCATTTTTATCAGTTGCACAAGATGTAGAATATAACGAGCGGTTCGAACAGCTAGGTAGCATGTTGCCTACTCCAAATGTTTATAGAACTGCATCAGGAGCGCCAGGAGAGGATTATTGGCAACAAAAAGCTGATTACTCTATCAAAGTTAAATTGGACGAATCATCCAATAAAATTACAGGTTCTGAAACCATTACTTATTATAACCAGTCACCACATCCTTTAAACTATCTTTGGTTACAATTAGACCAAAACATGAGAGCAGAGGGTTCAGACAGTGAATTGATAAGTACTGCTACTTTCTTTAATGATACTATCCCTGCCAAATATTTGGAGCAATATGTAGCCAATGGAGGTAATTCCTATGACTTCCCAGGTGGTTTTAATATTGAATCAGTAAAAAATGCTGATGGAGAAGCCATGAACTATTTGGTTCAAAAAACAATGATGAAGATTCGATTGCCTGAAACTTTAAAGCCGGGTGAAAACATTTCTTTTTCAATTGACTGGAATTACTTTATTAATGACAGAATGAAAGGTGGAGGAAGAAGTGGATTTGAATATTTCGAAGAAGACGGAAATTCACTTTACACTATAGCGCAGTTTTTCCCAAGAATGGCAGTTTACAATGATGTAGAAGGCTGGCAAAACAAACAATTCATAGGAGCGGGTGAGTTTGCTTTAACTTTTGGAGACTATGATGTAGAAATAACCGTTCCAGATGATTTCATTGTTGGAGCAACCGGAATGGTGCAAAATGCTAAAGAGGTTTTAACTAAAGACCAATTCAAAAGGTATGAGAAAGCTTTAAAATCTACTGAACAAACTTTCATTGTAACAGAAGAAGAAGCCATTGAAAATGAAAAAGAAAAATCTACTTCTTATGAAACCTGGAAGTTCAAAGCAGAAAACGTAAGAGATTTTGGTTTTGCTGCTTCTAGAAAATTCATTTGGGATGGTCAAATGGTAGAATTAGAATCTACTAAGCCATTCGCCCAATCTTTCTATCCTAAAGAAGGAAACCCGCTTTGGGAAAAAGAGTCTACCAAAGCTGTAAAAAATACATTGGTCTTATATTCTGAAAGAACATTTGATTATCCATATCCACAAGCAACATCAGTTCATGCTGCTTCAATCGGAATGGAGTACCCTATGATTTGTTTCAACTTCGGAAGACCAGATAAAAATGGAGAGTATTCTGTAAGAACTCAATTAGGAATGACTTATGTAATTGTTCACGAGATTGGACATAATTACTTCCCAATGATTGTAAATTCTGATGAGCGTCAGTGGGCATGGATGGACGAAGGGTTGAATTCTTTCCTAGAGTCTAACGTGATGTTTGAATATTATCCTGATTTACCTTATTCAGATAATATTCCGCAAGCCATTACGGGTTATATGAAAAGTAGTAAAGATCAGCAAAGACCGATCATGACTAACCCTGAGCAAGTATTAAGATTAGGACCTAATGCTTATTCAAAACCAGCTGCTGCTTTAAATTTATTGAGAAACACTATCATGGGACCTGAGCTTTTTGATGAATCATTTAAAGCCTATGCCCAAAGATGGAAGTTCAAGCACCCTACTCCTGCAGATTTTTTCAGAACTATGGAAGATGCTTCAGCAGTAGATTTAGATTGGTTCTGGAGAGGATGGTTCTATACCACTGATCATGTTGACATCAGCGTGGATGAGGTTAAATATTTCCGTATTGCTCAAGATGAAGCTGATATGGAGAAAAATGCTAAAGCTCCAAAAGGTGATTTAGGTGAAGAGGAAGAGGAAGAGTTAAATACTGATTTCAGTGATGGGCCTTCCTATATTTCTGTTTCTGAAACACCAGAATTTTGGTTTGGGGAATATCGCTCTAAAGTTGATGATGAAGCTATAAAAGCAAGATATGCAGATAAGCATTTCTATGAAATTACCTTAAGTAATGAAGGCGGATTAGTATCTCCTTTGTTATTCACTATCGAATATAAAGACGGTGAAACAGAGGAAAAGTATATTCCTGCAGAGATTTGGAGAAAGAATGAAGGTAAAACTCGTAAGATGCTAATTTTAGATAAAGAAGTTTCGAAAATTGTTTTTGATCCTGAAGGAGAATTAGCAGATACTGATAAATCTAATAACGTTTTCCCTAAGGAAGAAAGCAAAACCAAATTGGATGAGTTTAAAGAGAAAGGTGAGTAA
- a CDS encoding TonB-dependent receptor, with protein MLRLGKIVFIISFVLTPGFILAQENCVVTFSGQVLSEGEHQPVSFASVYMPGLEKGIQSDENGNFSISIPCHEKYEVMISHVEFQSASTFISIGINDFEKDFYLSPKDNVLLAVSVHSHKREEVLLSNVESVLSTRELRKLKGKSLSESVSTLPGVYNIKTGPGINKPMIHGLYGSRIQVVNNEVAQMGQQWGVDHAPEIDPFVASRITIVKGASSVKYGPRAIGGALLLEPEPLLPDSALHGSLDLVGFTNGRGGIGSAMLSGSFLLNKEESINWRIQSSAKKSGDQQAANYNLTNTGSEELNFSAAANYIKDDLQADLFYSRFSTEIGILRGAHIGNVDNFFEALNKRPPFFTEDFSYKINNPKQNVVHQLVKAKVHIDRSDYGDFDFIYAYQQNARQEFDIRRGGRSDRPSVDLQLDSHVAKLLFHHEPIWNNLSGEIGLDYEYQNNKNVPGTGTTPLIPNYSSFQTGTFLNEAWAAENWNLEAGLRFDAIAIDVLKFNTEGDLINPKHQYNMFSGIVGGSYDISKNFKYKSNLSWSQRAPSINELYSQGLHHSVAAIEEGDDQLSPETSLKWLHSIQFSQNEKFKLNVDAYASRIQNYIYLEPEEPRLTIRGAFPVYRYKQTLADIFGTDIIGSYEFFHHFTLNTKASIIRGNDISNELPLIFMPADRWENTLNWRLSNKLGFKEIDFSLSGLKVFEQHRAPITETEAYEQATVPVPEGYFITNFSLDTTRKLENAQLNIGFSIYNVLNTDYTDYLNRLRFYAAETGRNFELRINYIF; from the coding sequence ATGTTGCGTTTAGGAAAAATAGTATTCATAATCTCTTTCGTTTTAACACCGGGATTTATTTTAGCTCAAGAGAATTGTGTTGTCACCTTTTCGGGTCAAGTGTTATCTGAAGGCGAACACCAGCCTGTTTCTTTTGCAAGTGTTTATATGCCTGGATTGGAAAAAGGAATTCAATCCGATGAAAATGGTAATTTTTCCATAAGCATTCCTTGTCATGAGAAATATGAAGTCATGATAAGCCATGTAGAATTTCAATCTGCTAGCACTTTTATATCTATTGGAATTAATGACTTTGAAAAGGATTTTTATCTAAGTCCAAAAGATAATGTATTATTAGCTGTAAGTGTTCATTCCCATAAAAGAGAAGAAGTATTATTAAGCAATGTGGAAAGTGTATTATCCACCAGAGAATTAAGAAAATTAAAGGGTAAATCCTTATCAGAATCCGTGAGTACTTTGCCGGGAGTTTACAATATTAAAACGGGTCCTGGCATCAATAAGCCGATGATTCACGGTCTTTATGGAAGCAGAATTCAAGTTGTTAACAATGAAGTGGCGCAGATGGGACAGCAATGGGGAGTGGACCATGCTCCGGAAATTGATCCATTTGTGGCATCACGAATAACAATCGTAAAAGGTGCTTCCTCCGTAAAATATGGCCCTAGAGCAATTGGAGGTGCATTATTATTAGAACCAGAACCACTTTTACCTGATTCTGCATTACATGGAAGTTTGGATTTAGTCGGATTCACTAATGGAAGAGGGGGAATAGGTTCAGCGATGCTTTCAGGGAGTTTTTTATTGAATAAGGAAGAATCCATTAATTGGAGAATTCAATCTTCAGCCAAGAAATCAGGTGATCAACAAGCAGCTAACTACAATTTAACTAATACGGGTAGTGAGGAATTGAATTTCTCTGCAGCTGCCAATTATATCAAAGACGATCTGCAGGCTGATCTTTTCTATAGCAGATTTTCCACAGAGATAGGAATTTTGAGAGGAGCTCATATCGGGAATGTAGATAATTTCTTTGAAGCATTAAATAAGCGTCCACCATTCTTCACAGAAGATTTTTCCTATAAAATCAATAACCCAAAGCAGAATGTTGTGCATCAATTGGTGAAAGCCAAGGTGCACATAGACCGCTCTGATTATGGAGATTTTGATTTCATTTATGCCTATCAGCAAAATGCTAGACAAGAATTTGATATCCGAAGAGGAGGAAGAAGCGATAGACCTTCTGTTGATTTACAATTGGATAGCCATGTAGCTAAACTTCTATTTCATCATGAACCAATCTGGAATAATTTAAGCGGAGAAATTGGCTTAGATTACGAATATCAAAATAATAAAAATGTCCCAGGAACAGGTACAACACCTTTAATCCCTAATTATTCTAGCTTTCAAACGGGTACATTTTTAAATGAAGCCTGGGCTGCCGAAAATTGGAATTTAGAAGCTGGATTAAGATTTGATGCCATAGCCATTGATGTTTTAAAATTTAATACAGAAGGTGACTTAATCAATCCAAAGCATCAGTACAATATGTTCTCAGGAATAGTTGGAGGGAGTTATGATATCAGTAAAAATTTTAAGTATAAATCCAATTTAAGTTGGAGCCAGAGAGCCCCCAGCATTAATGAATTATATAGTCAGGGTTTGCATCATAGTGTAGCCGCAATTGAGGAAGGTGATGATCAACTTTCTCCGGAAACCTCATTGAAATGGTTGCATAGTATTCAGTTTAGCCAGAATGAAAAATTTAAACTGAATGTGGATGCATATGCAAGCAGAATACAAAATTACATCTATTTAGAACCAGAAGAGCCAAGATTAACTATTAGAGGGGCTTTTCCTGTATACCGATATAAACAAACCTTAGCGGATATTTTCGGAACAGACATTATAGGTAGTTATGAATTTTTCCATCATTTTACTTTAAACACCAAGGCTTCCATCATCAGAGGAAATGATATTTCCAATGAATTGCCTTTGATTTTCATGCCCGCGGATAGATGGGAAAACACTTTAAACTGGAGATTGTCCAATAAACTGGGCTTTAAGGAAATTGATTTCAGTTTAAGCGGTTTAAAGGTTTTTGAGCAACATAGAGCTCCAATAACAGAAACGGAAGCTTATGAACAAGCTACTGTTCCGGTGCCAGAAGGCTATTTTATTACGAACTTTTCATTGGACACCACTCGAAAATTAGAGAACGCTCAGCTCAATATTGGCTTTAGCATTTACAATGTATTGAATACAGATTATACTGATTACCTGAACAGATTGCGTTTTTACGCAGCCGAAACAGGCAGGAATTTTGAATTAAGAATTAATTATATCTTTTGA
- a CDS encoding PAS domain-containing sensor histidine kinase, translated as MGDTKPSYEELERELVRLKSDLKTAHQKGNEDKQTSFQLFYENSSDALLITSPDGGIHTVNPAGCKLFGWSEEEICKGGRNLLVDLTDKSLPEALKKRQKSGYVEGELIFKKKDGTRFIGEYSSKIFTNSTGLLRTSMIVRDITDRKKAESLLKDKQRKLKELNTTKDKLFSIVAHDLRGPFNNLKGLAELIITRLAQNNIEKAQEYAGLIASSAKRSLTLLENLLQWAQAQTGDLSFRPEKIILSEIIKDIIELKRPLLVPKNISINYKPSHELIVYADNNMFRLVMRNLISNSIKFTDAGGYINIKTDHKDDYVEISVSDTGVGMNKKQIRNLFDITKISTSLGTAGEKGSGLGLVICKEFVDRHGGEIWATSEEGVGTEFTVRFPLSQ; from the coding sequence ATGGGGGATACTAAACCAAGCTACGAGGAATTGGAGCGAGAACTAGTTCGTTTAAAAAGCGACTTAAAAACTGCGCATCAGAAGGGAAATGAAGATAAGCAGACAAGCTTCCAATTATTTTATGAAAATAGTTCTGATGCTTTATTAATTACTTCCCCGGATGGAGGTATTCATACCGTTAACCCTGCCGGCTGCAAGTTATTTGGTTGGTCGGAGGAGGAAATCTGTAAGGGGGGAAGAAATTTATTGGTAGATCTTACGGACAAATCACTTCCAGAGGCATTAAAGAAGAGGCAAAAATCAGGATATGTTGAAGGGGAATTAATTTTCAAAAAAAAAGACGGGACCAGATTTATAGGGGAATACTCAAGTAAAATTTTCACCAACAGTACAGGACTTCTTCGCACAAGTATGATTGTACGAGATATCACAGATAGGAAAAAGGCGGAAAGTTTGCTCAAAGATAAGCAGAGGAAACTGAAAGAATTAAATACCACAAAAGATAAGCTTTTTTCCATTGTAGCGCATGATTTAAGAGGGCCGTTTAACAATTTGAAAGGGCTAGCAGAATTAATTATCACCAGATTAGCTCAAAATAATATAGAAAAAGCGCAAGAGTATGCTGGCTTAATTGCGTCATCCGCTAAACGATCGCTTACCTTACTAGAAAACTTATTGCAATGGGCACAAGCCCAAACAGGTGACCTAAGCTTTAGGCCTGAGAAGATTATCCTGTCAGAGATAATCAAAGATATTATAGAGCTTAAACGCCCACTTCTAGTGCCTAAAAATATTTCTATCAATTATAAGCCGTCCCACGAATTGATAGTATATGCTGATAATAATATGTTTCGTTTAGTAATGCGAAATTTGATTTCAAATTCCATAAAATTTACGGATGCGGGAGGGTATATAAATATTAAAACGGATCATAAGGATGATTATGTAGAAATTTCTGTTTCTGACACTGGAGTAGGTATGAATAAGAAACAGATAAGGAATCTTTTTGATATCACTAAAATTAGTACTTCACTAGGAACTGCAGGAGAAAAAGGTTCAGGTTTAGGATTGGTGATTTGTAAAGAATTTGTAGATAGACACGGAGGTGAAATTTGGGCCACTAGCGAGGAGGGAGTAGGTACTGAGTTTACAGTTCGATTCCCTCTTTCACAGTAA